A genomic region of Campylobacter corcagiensis contains the following coding sequences:
- a CDS encoding UDP-N-acetylglucosamine 4,6-dehydratase family protein — protein sequence MIKFLEPTKFKRFLFFIFFDVFISIFSTTSAFFLRFNGDIPNEFYKGLLLCAFSMAILRVFFLWIAKIYMVPWRFFGLYEGRKIFNAHIFAMFSFMVIYFLLDDVFNPFPRSVIIIDSALCYILISGLRISKRMMYSSKSENNEPCIVIGATNKALHVLKGMKEGYINYYAVGVYDARKEKVGTTCENFVVEDKSQISKDIKKHSVKTAIIALKLNQTELNSLHDELMSYGIVNVKIFSLIEGGEIRNITVEDLLARKPKDLDKEVVRNFIKDKVVLVTGAGGTIGSEICKQCLEYGAKKLVMVDHSEFNLYQINEATNSDIRNELKLVNIVYRDDLEEIFSKFRPDVVVHAAAYKHVPMCEFNPKMAVVNNIIGTKNVIDLSVEYEVKKVVLISTDKAVRPTNVMGATKRVCELYALNSNEISKAEIVAVRFGNVLGSSGSVIPKFKKQIKEDKNLTVTHPDIVRYFMLVSEACQLVLQAASIAKGGELFVLDMGEQVKIADLAKKMISLAGKEGELSVEFVGLRPGEKLYEELLIDESDKRTRYESIFVTSSAKYDLNLLNSQIEDLVKSDDIVRNLKAIVPEFNHKD from the coding sequence ATGATTAAATTTCTAGAGCCAACTAAATTTAAAAGATTTCTATTTTTTATATTTTTTGATGTTTTTATATCTATATTTTCAACTACATCGGCATTTTTCTTAAGATTTAATGGCGATATACCAAATGAGTTTTATAAAGGGCTTTTATTATGTGCGTTTAGCATGGCTATTTTAAGGGTTTTCTTTCTGTGGATAGCTAAAATTTATATGGTTCCGTGGAGATTTTTTGGGCTATATGAAGGGCGTAAAATTTTCAATGCTCACATATTTGCGATGTTTTCATTTATGGTTATATATTTTTTACTTGATGATGTTTTTAACCCCTTTCCAAGAAGCGTTATTATAATCGACTCAGCCCTTTGCTATATCCTTATAAGCGGGCTAAGAATTTCTAAAAGAATGATGTATAGCTCAAAAAGCGAAAACAACGAGCCTTGCATTGTTATTGGCGCAACAAATAAAGCTCTTCATGTTTTAAAAGGCATGAAAGAGGGCTATATCAACTACTACGCAGTTGGTGTTTATGACGCAAGAAAAGAAAAAGTTGGCACAACTTGTGAAAATTTTGTAGTTGAAGATAAGAGTCAAATTTCAAAAGATATAAAAAAACACAGTGTAAAAACTGCAATCATAGCTTTAAAGCTAAACCAAACTGAGCTAAATTCTTTACATGATGAGCTTATGAGTTATGGCATTGTAAATGTTAAGATTTTTTCGCTTATAGAAGGTGGAGAGATACGAAATATCACAGTTGAAGATCTCTTAGCAAGAAAGCCAAAAGATCTTGACAAAGAAGTAGTTAGAAATTTTATAAAAGATAAAGTTGTCTTAGTAACTGGAGCGGGTGGGACAATAGGAAGTGAAATTTGCAAACAATGCCTTGAATATGGTGCTAAAAAGCTTGTAATGGTTGATCATAGCGAGTTTAATCTATACCAAATAAATGAAGCTACAAATTCAGATATTAGAAATGAACTAAAGCTTGTAAATATTGTTTATAGAGATGATTTAGAAGAAATTTTTAGCAAATTTAGACCAGATGTTGTAGTTCACGCAGCAGCTTATAAGCATGTTCCAATGTGTGAGTTTAACCCTAAAATGGCTGTTGTAAACAACATAATAGGCACAAAAAATGTAATTGATTTAAGCGTAGAGTACGAAGTAAAAAAAGTAGTTTTAATCTCCACTGATAAAGCCGTTCGCCCTACAAATGTAATGGGTGCAACAAAAAGAGTGTGTGAGCTTTACGCATTAAATTCAAACGAAATATCTAAGGCGGAGATAGTTGCTGTTAGATTTGGTAATGTTTTAGGAAGTAGCGGTAGTGTGATACCAAAATTTAAAAAACAGATCAAAGAAGATAAAAATTTAACCGTAACTCACCCTGATATTGTTAGGTATTTTATGCTAGTTAGCGAAGCGTGTCAGCTCGTACTTCAAGCTGCAAGTATCGCAAAAGGCGGTGAGCTTTTTGTTTTAGATATGGGAGAGCAGGTAAAAATCGCTGATTTAGCTAAAAAAATGATAAGCTTAGCTGGAAAAGAGGGCGAGTTAAGTGTTGAGTTTGTTGGTCTTAGACCAGGAGAAAAGCTATATGAAGAACTACTTATTGATGAGAGTGATAAAAGAACTAGGTATGAGTCTATTTTTGTAACTAGTAGTGCAAAATATGATCTAAATTTACTAAATTCTCAGATAGAAGATTTAGTAAAAAGTGATGATATAGTTAGAAATTTAAAGGCTATAGTGCCAGAATTTAACCACAAGGATTAA
- a CDS encoding PDC sensor domain-containing protein, which translates to MIIKELEEFRVNRQKIRAYLCYIFTRNFPNYLEDISLEILELGFEKISHELLRYDAFYILDKNGYQIKSKSKLKGSDMGDGLNRSLRSYYYNAVREKRCYLSEPYPSSLNGELCVTISMPIYDINKELLYVVCADIGLVDILRLLGKNSMFSWFGRLSRFSYATLALSLFCVAIILFYLGIKSLIFNSLHLINATQMFESTILLTLSLAILDLVKAFFEEEVLGVSNNKEKGLSKTMVKFIASIIIALAIESLMLVFKFAMTSPSEIIYAVYLIVAVSILIVGLSFYIYMSRKV; encoded by the coding sequence GTGATTATAAAAGAACTTGAAGAATTTAGAGTAAATCGTCAAAAGATAAGAGCATATCTATGCTATATCTTTACTAGAAATTTTCCCAACTATCTTGAAGATATTAGTTTAGAAATTTTAGAACTTGGGTTTGAAAAAATTTCTCATGAGCTTTTAAGATACGATGCGTTTTATATATTAGATAAAAATGGCTATCAAATAAAAAGCAAAAGCAAACTAAAAGGCTCTGATATGGGCGATGGGCTAAATAGAAGCCTTAGATCCTACTACTATAACGCAGTAAGAGAGAAAAGATGCTATCTTAGTGAGCCATATCCATCTTCTTTAAATGGTGAGCTTTGTGTAACTATCTCAATGCCGATATATGATATAAATAAAGAGCTTTTATATGTCGTTTGTGCTGATATAGGCTTGGTTGATATATTAAGACTTCTTGGTAAAAACTCTATGTTTAGCTGGTTTGGTAGACTTTCAAGATTTAGTTATGCCACTTTAGCTTTATCGCTTTTTTGCGTTGCTATAATTCTTTTTTATCTAGGCATTAAAAGTCTTATATTTAATAGCTTGCATCTCATAAACGCCACTCAAATGTTTGAATCAACCATTCTTCTAACGCTATCTTTGGCTATTTTAGATCTAGTTAAGGCGTTCTTTGAAGAAGAGGTTTTGGGCGTTAGTAATAACAAAGAAAAAGGCTTGTCAAAAACAATGGTCAAATTTATAGCTTCAATCATCATTGCTTTAGCGATTGAGTCTTTGATGTTAGTATTTAAATTTGCTATGACTTCGCCGAGTGAGATAATATACGCAGTTTATCTCATCGTTGCCGTTTCTATTTTGATAGTTGGGCTTAGTTTTTATATCTATATGAGTAGAAAAGTTTAG
- the hisA gene encoding 1-(5-phosphoribosyl)-5-[(5-phosphoribosylamino)methylideneamino]imidazole-4-carboxamide isomerase — protein sequence MEILPAIDLKDGKAVRLLKGDMNTAKIYSSAPWEVAKEFEDMGAKWLHIVDLDGAFSGKPENFKVIEKIVSFTNLKVEVGGGIRDEVRIKDYQNLGVDRFILGSIALKDPKFVKQMAKNYCIGVGIDAKDGFVAVQGWGEISTIKATDLAKIYADANVDAIICTDISKDGTLSGVNVEFTNDIAKASGIKTIASGGVASLDDIKKLKNEPEIYGCIVGKAYYEGKINLKEAFKI from the coding sequence ATGGAAATTTTACCAGCGATTGATTTAAAAGATGGCAAAGCTGTTAGGCTTTTAAAAGGCGATATGAATACAGCTAAAATTTACAGCAGCGCCCCTTGGGAAGTAGCAAAAGAATTTGAAGATATGGGAGCAAAGTGGCTTCATATTGTGGATTTGGATGGGGCTTTTAGCGGTAAACCTGAAAATTTTAAAGTCATAGAAAAAATTGTGAGTTTTACAAATTTAAAAGTTGAAGTAGGTGGCGGGATACGAGATGAAGTAAGAATAAAAGATTATCAAAATTTAGGAGTTGATCGCTTCATTTTAGGCTCAATAGCTCTAAAAGATCCAAAATTTGTAAAGCAAATGGCAAAAAATTACTGTATTGGCGTAGGAATTGATGCTAAAGATGGATTTGTGGCAGTTCAAGGTTGGGGCGAGATTTCAACTATAAAAGCTACTGATTTAGCTAAAATTTATGCTGATGCAAATGTAGATGCGATAATTTGTACTGATATCTCAAAAGATGGCACTCTAAGTGGTGTAAATGTAGAATTTACTAATGATATTGCCAAAGCAAGTGGGATAAAAACTATCGCTAGTGGCGGAGTTGCATCATTAGATGATATTAAAAAGCTAAAAAACGAGCCTGAAATTTATGGTTGTATCGTAGGAAAGGCGTATTATGAAGGAAAAATCAACCTAAAAGAGGCTTTTAAAATTTAA
- a CDS encoding tetratricopeptide repeat protein, whose amino-acid sequence MNRVIFVLLLIVLSGFIVVIYIDINDKDIFSDKLKCYLGNSSSCFDLGVDFLVKDEDMNLAVVFFEKGCAKKHAQSCNNLGVLYQQEYLKDIDKAQKFLDRACALDYTPSCNALASIYQGGTEVKQDLKRAFGYYKISCDKNDSLGCNSVGLFYQSGQGVKEDMVKAFEFYAKSCDLDNNTGCNNLAIFYQNGLGGVKKDLKKASEFYLSACKAGNITSCNNLGFMYQNGLGVVQNLELATKYYGYACAQGESTACLNLGVLTQSAAQTINDLEIALNLFQKSCDLGDNTGCGLLADMINIINNGISK is encoded by the coding sequence TTGAATAGAGTTATTTTTGTGTTACTACTTATTGTTTTGAGTGGTTTTATTGTTGTTATTTATATAGACATTAATGATAAGGATATTTTTAGCGATAAGCTAAAGTGTTATTTAGGAAATTCTAGCTCTTGCTTTGATCTTGGGGTTGACTTTTTAGTAAAAGATGAAGATATGAATCTTGCAGTTGTTTTTTTTGAAAAAGGCTGTGCTAAAAAACATGCCCAGTCTTGTAATAATCTTGGAGTTCTATATCAGCAGGAGTATCTAAAAGATATTGATAAAGCACAAAAATTTCTTGATAGGGCTTGCGCTTTGGATTATACACCTTCTTGCAATGCACTTGCTTCTATATATCAAGGCGGTACAGAGGTCAAACAGGATTTAAAAAGGGCTTTTGGGTATTATAAAATTTCTTGCGATAAAAACGATTCGTTGGGTTGTAACTCTGTAGGTCTTTTTTATCAAAGCGGACAGGGTGTAAAAGAAGATATGGTTAAAGCTTTTGAGTTTTATGCAAAATCATGCGACCTGGATAATAACACAGGGTGTAACAACTTAGCTATTTTCTATCAAAATGGTTTAGGCGGAGTAAAAAAAGATCTAAAAAAAGCTTCAGAATTTTATTTATCAGCTTGCAAAGCTGGAAATATTACATCTTGCAATAACCTTGGTTTTATGTATCAAAATGGTTTAGGTGTTGTGCAAAATTTAGAGTTAGCAACTAAGTACTATGGATATGCTTGTGCCCAAGGAGAGTCAACAGCTTGCCTTAATCTAGGTGTTTTAACACAAAGTGCGGCGCAGACTATAAATGATTTAGAAATTGCACTAAATTTATTTCAAAAATCATGTGATTTGGGAGATAATACAGGTTGTGGACTTTTGGCTGATATGATTAATATAATAAATAACGGAATATCTAAATAA